TAATCGTCGCGTCAATAGACGTCAAATAGAGACAGCATGAGACGGCCCCAACTTTGGGGTGAATTAGGTTGTATAGTGTAGTGGTTATCACTTTCGGTTTTGATCCGAACAACCCCGGTTCGAATCCGGGTACGACctcatttttttttctctcctccCAGCCAAGATCTCTGTCCCTGCTAAAATTTATAaaaagattttttttgattgTGCTGCCAATTGTTCAACGTGGTTAAAATTAGGGACTTTTTAATgtcatatttttttcttgttttgtTTCTCTACTCATCACTACTTTGGTTGTATTCTGATAATTTTAATTCTATGCTTGGGCATCGTATTTCTCCTACGTCTCACCATACTAGACCTCATAGCATATACCAATGTGTGATAAAGAACTAGAGCTTGGGAACAAAGATTTTCCTCCCTCTGTGGAGAAGGACAAACGACATCAAGATGAAATAAAAAGCTCAAACATGGCCGGCCGTAAAGCAGCAAAGTCTCTCAGACTGTTTCGTGGGTCGGAATCGTCTGACagtttgccaaaaatgCACAAAGAATCAAAGATTGCCTCCTCTCTTGACGGTGATCCCCATATAGATAGGAGTGAACCTCAAAGCTCCACTCGCCACAATTCATTCACCATCACATCAGTGGATCTGGAGCGACACAATTTGCATCCTTCCTTCTACCCTAGCATGCCTCCCTTGGAGCCCGTGTCGTCGGCAACTTATATTCCTCATACACCTGTGGATTCGCAATACAGGGCTGTTCCTGAACATCTTACTGCCGCCGCTGAATTTGACCATGAAGTGGACAACCCCGAAATACTTAGCGAAATCGAAGAAATAGAAGAGGCCATTGAGAAGGAAAGCCGCGATGTGCATAGTACGGACACCTCAAGATCAGCATCGCCATTTTCCGACTCGACAGACCACACACAGAATAAATATGAGCAACTCTCGGGGGGAAAGTTTCCATTGGCTGTGGAGTTGCAGCCTTTCAAGAATAAGGTGGGAGGCCATACGGCAATCTTCAAGTTCAGCCACAGAGCTGTTTGCAAGGCGCTGGTCAACAGGGAAAATACCTGGTACGAGAACATCGAACTTGCACACCCTGAACTGTTGAAATTCATGCCTCGGTATATTGGGGTTTTGAATGTGCGATACAGCAGTTTGGCGGATGACGCTTATGAAACCGCATCTTACGATAACGATCATTCATTGGAAACCAGTCACAAGGCAGACGAACTTCCTCCTGAAGTGGTTCTAGACGACAATAAACACATATTCCCGGAGTCGTTTTGGAACCATTACTCCACCAACTCGCCATTTCAGGACGATTCCAAACCCAACTCTTTGAGTGACTCTGGTAGCTTTTCGGcatctccacaaactgGAGTCGGTAAAGGGACGCATGATGTCTGGGGAGCTACTAAAGTCAACACTAAACTACAGGAACTGGTTTTGACAGAGGTGTTTGCACCCATTAAAGAGTACACTAGAAGAGCACAAAGCAAAACAGCTCACGCAGGACACCACAAAAGCTGTAGCTTCACAGGGGCTCGTGCTACAAGATCTCATAGACATTCTACCAGCGGGACAGGAAGTTCATTCAAAAAAGGGTTACCTGCGCCATTTGAGGAAGGTGTTTCCAGTGCTCAGACTTTCCCTCAGCTGACGGCTAGGAAGGACCATTTAGGTGGGCACTCAAATTCCTTACTTGACCTCAAAAAGCTAGCGCATGCTGATGGATGTAATTTCCCAGATAGAGAGACTCTAATAAACAAGATCAAGACACTGCCGCACAAGGATGATGGAGGGGGGATATTTGATATGGAGAAAGACACGACAAGCGAGCATGCGATCATtgacgatgaggaagagAGTTTGTCTTCTCCACCGTTGCTGAACTcaccttctttcttttccaaaCGCAAACATACCCGGCTCGAACGTTTCATTCTTCTCGAAGATTTGACCTCTGGTATGAAACACCCATGCGTTTTGGATTTGAAGATGGGAACTCGTCAGTACGGTGTAGAGGCTACagaaaagaagaggtgCTCGCAGCGGAGAAAATGCCAACAGACaacttctcgtcgtcttGGAACAAGAATTTGTGGAATGCAAGTTTGGGATCTAAAGCGGAATTGTTTCATTAACAGGGATAAATACTTTGGACGCAAGCTCAACGTTGGGTATGAATTTGTGAGATCGCTTGCTAGGTTCCTTTATGATGGCCTTTCTATTTTCTCGGTGGTGAAGCATTTGCCGAATTTGATTGAGAATTTGAATGAGCTGCAAAAGATTTTCAAGGAGTTGCCTGGCTACAGGCTTTATGGTTCATCGATATTGTTGATGTATGATTCCGATGCTGACCACGCTAAATCACAGTCGACGTTGATTGTTCGTCTTATTGATTTCGCTCAATGTGTCATTGCAAACGagcctcttcctccaaacACCACTTATCCTCCAGCGCATATTGACTCACCGGATCTGGGATATTTGAGAGGTCTCCagtctttgattttctACTTCAAACTAATGTTTCGGGAGTTTACGGGACTACAGTACACCAACTACGACGAGTCTCTTGTGGTAATGAAGAAACTCCAGTTCTCCGTTCTTTCTCGCGGTTGCGAATGGCTCGACAACttcgaaaacgagcaaCCATGTCcatttgattttggccaAGTTCCGCAATACTCTGGTTCCATCTTTGACAATGCATCGGAATAGGCCATTTGTATATTAATGTGTACTAATAATCATTTAGCTAAGGCTCAATGTATGGACAGTTGTAGAGTCGAAAGGCCAATGGAAATGACGCACGACTGAACTTAAAATGTCCACCTTCGTTCTCCCAGTTCTACTGAGACCAATTAGAAGTAGAGCTTCACAATGGTCAATGTTAGCTGGTTTAGCGTAAagaaaaaatccagaagaaaatattAATTTATACCAAAAGGGTCGTGCCCGAAACAAATAAAACACTAGGTGCTGGCGTTGGAAGCTGAAGAGTTCTCTGCCTTGGTTTCTCTCGAAACAGTCTTGGCAACAGGAAGCAATGGAGCCTTTTTActtctcaatttcttccACGCAAAGACAAGAGCTCCCAAAATCAGGAAGACACCAATGGTGACTCCAGCTCCaattcctccagctccagcgtTGGTCAGCTTATTAAGATGGTAGGAGCCGTCGGCAACTTTCTCCAGGTCAATGCCCTTATCCTCTGCCTCGGAAGCCTGTTCGTAGGTAGAAGAATATCTGGTGCACTGAGAGGAGGTGCTTGAGCATTTTCCACACCAGTCCTCGAGATTGGTAATAGAAACTGCTTCTGTTTTTGCAACGAAGTCGTCCCAGGAGAGCACAGTGGAGTTTAATCCGAAAAGCGGGTAagcaacaagctcatcgtcgtcatcaGTACCGTTCTTGAAGGAAAATTGCACAAAGTAGTTGTCGGACGTGTCTTTCAACAGGTCCCACACCAAAGTAGCTCCGTAGCCAGGCATACCGGTGAAATTATCAGAGATCTGGTTCAGCTCCAAAAGACCGAAAATCTGGTACATCGTGTTGAACGAGCCAGTAAAGTAGTTGATGTAAGGTGAACCTTTCTCCTTGGTGGCATTCAAATAAGTGAGAGATGCTCCCAGCAGTGATTGTCCTCCAATAGTGAAGTTATTCAGTTTGTTGGAAGCATCGTACGAAATACCCCATTGAGCAGCGTCTGCAAGAGTGGCGATTTGGTAACGAAGCGAAGAGTTCCACTTGGTGGCCCAGTCCTCGTCGTGGATGCTTTCGACGAAAACGAAGTCGTTAATGTTCATTGCGTTACCGAAATTGAGCTTAGACTTAGGGAATTTGGTCGATGGAAGAAGGTCAGCCAGTGACTGGTAGAAATCAAATGTGGACGAATTGAGCGCCTTGAACGCTTCTGTATCATACCAGGCGTCAATGGCAGCATCAGAAGAAGGACAATTTTCGTCTCCCTTAATCCAGAAATAATCGTCAGACGTTTCCGACTGCACGTCCATAAAGACGTACTGGTATCCACCCAAAGGAGCCTCAACAGAGGTGCCGTTGCTCAATTCGGAGTCCTGGGTATCGGCAAGAGTCTCGTTCGTGTTGACGGCAGTGGAAGGAGGGTACAGGCCTTGCAAGAAGGACATTTGGGAGTACTCGATGACTGTCGAAGCTGGACATTGAGCATAAGTGTCTCCGTAGACAAAGTAGCCCTGTGGGTCTAGCCCATTAATAACAAAGTCCGAATTCACAGAATTCCCGTCTTCGTCCAAACCAAAGTATCTCTCTCTATAGAAAGTACCCGACTCGACCTGTTCAACGGCTCCCAGAGTGGTGAGGTAGTTTGCAGGTTTGGCGACTCTATCATTGTGGCGACCAAAGATGAAGGTGCCCACACACGAGTATTTTCCATCAAGGGACTGAGAGTCCACAGCCAGAGCGATTGGCAGCAACGAAAGAAGTAAAAACATTACAAAGTTGGGGATACTAAGGATCTGCATGCAATTTATTTCGGcttttaaattttttttcttagATAAGAACGCGGCAGCGGATAATATTTTGCGCTTGGAGTCACAATGATTCTAACCTGTATTTGGAAATGACTAGATAGTAATACATGTTTTTACTGCTTTTGGGTACTTTGCACTTGTTTAACGGCACACTGTCTTAGGGACTCCAATTGGTCCAAGCATTTGGCTGAGTCTCCTCCGCGCAGACACGCTTCGTATTGGGATATCGCAGAAGAGCAATTCTgctgaattttttgaaaggaCGGCACGTCGTTCCTGACGCACTGTTGCAGCGCCAGTTGCATCGGAACGCAATCGATCGGCTTCTTATCTGGTGACTGGACACATTTGTGGTAGTTGACAAACTGTTCTGGACAGTACTTGGCAACGTCTTGGAGGATGATCTCGTCTAGAAAGGACATGAGGACAAAAGTGAAAAAATATGGAAAATAATATTATTTCGAGGAAATTGGATTTTGACACTCTGGTGGTGAAATACCCGCAATTGGGCCCGTATTTCAAGGGGACAAAGTACGATTTCCGCAACAATGACGCGGTGATTGCGATCACCGAGGTTTTGTTGAGAGAATGGGGTTTGAAGGTACACATACACAGCGACAGATTATGTCCACGATTATTCAATCGTCTCGACTACCTCGAATTCATGCGCAGATTGCTGGGTTCCTGGACAAACCATGTGGGGCTCGACGTTGGGACCGGCCATCTGGCGATCTATGCGCTGCTGGGAGCCAAACTGTTCGATCTGCAGTTTGTAGGCACAGATatcgacgaggagtcgTTGGAGCTGGCTCGGGCCATTGTTGAGCAGAATCACTTGCAGGAGAAAATCCAGCTGGTGCTAACTAGACCGCAGGAGCCGCTGTTCAGCCGTTTCGTTGAGTTGCTGGGCTCTCGAAACGGGTTCGTCGTGTGCAACCCGCCTTTttattcttcttttgacgagatggaaagaagagcagaaaTAAAGTCCGGCCCCCGATTCCCCACAGCCGCAGCTAacgagctcgttgtcgagGGTGGGGAGGTAGCATTTGTGCATCGGATGATTATGGAGAGCGAGGCCGTGAAAAGTTCTTCTATTCGCTGGTTTTCCAGTCTCATTGGAAAATATGACTCGCTCAAGCCCCTGATCTCGCTTCTGCGCGCCCGCAAAATCGACAATTATGGCGTGCATGAGTTCCGCAGCAGCCAGGCATTGGCGGGAACACGACGATGGATTCTGTTCTGGTCTTTCCAGCCAGAGCGGCCTGATGCAGACCTGTTCAACAGTGTCGTGCATCAGAAAACGCGTCGCGAGCTCCAGTGCACTCCCGAGAAGCTGCTCGAGCGGATCGATGGGCTGGAAAATGTGGAGCAGACCAGAGAATCCGGCTCAGTCGTTTTAGAGCTGCCGGGCGATGTGTGGTCGCGAGCGTACCGGCGTCAAAAACGATTCCTGCCAGATCGGGCTCAGGTAGTGTTGCTGCTCGAAAACCCAATCAAGCTCATCTGGAAGAGCGGTCATAACTaccagcttttcgaaaGCTTCTATAACTGGTGTAAGAAAATAGAGCAGTCCTAGAGTTTTTTGAGATACCCCTGCTGGATGAGTCTCTCGACGTCTGCCTGGCGAACGAAAAATTGCGAGTCCTTAGTGAGGTTGAAAACTCCGTATTCAGTCTGGATCTCACCGGCGTCTTTCAACACTCTCACATCGATGAACACGTCTTCCGGTGGCTCCAGTGTCCCTCCAAGGTCGACTTTCTCCAAGGGCCCTTTGAACTCGCTCACCAGGTCgttatattttttcaggtACTCCTGCTCTTGCGGCGAGAGGTTGTCCATCTGTTCCTTTGAAATCTCGTTATTGGCCCACACCAATTCATCCAGGCGCTCTGCTCGCAAGCGCTGGTATGCTAGAAGACACCGTTTGTTGCGCCGCATGCACAGATGGCAGACAAACAGCTGTGCTTGGTTGACGCGATCGTCGTCCTGGCTTGCGTGTTCTGTCAGCACGTCGGCCTCTTTCTGCAAATCCCGTATCTCCCGTACTATAGCTCTCACCAGGGTATCCTGGTAGAGCGGCAATTTATCCAGCGACTGAGTCCGTTTGGCCTCCAGTGCCAATTTATGTGCGAGATCTCCATACATGGGAAATTAATTtaagaaaaataatttagaTCGGCATTTCAAATGTACGGTAGAAGGAAAAAAGGGTTGTGTTCGCCCGCGCAACGCAGAATTCCGGAGTGTGACGATTTGGCAAAGACCACCTCATCTGCAACTTCTTCAGTGTTCGAATTCACCGAGAATCCTGTGGAATTACAGAAAACTGTCAGATTTCCGCGAAAACGCTTGCTCCAGAACGCGTCGATCCCGAAGATTCGCAACTTCAACACGGAAGACTACTTCAGAGAGGCTCCAGAGGAGCAGCGACCGCGATGGAtgccagaaaaacagccTGAACGCGTACAATCGCTGTCTCATACGCCTAAGAAACAAAAATCTGGAAGCACCAAGCTGGAACTAGGGGAGCTGTCCGAGGTAAAATACATGTCACCAAAAAAGACTTCAGTTCCCGACAATCTATCTGATCTGTTTGATGAACTCCCGCAGAGTCCGCGAAAATCCACCTTAAACATCAGGACATTGACTAATATGACTTCGCAGGAGCCAGTGTCTCAGATCCCAAAATTTGCACTAGAGCTTCCTTCCATTCCAGCGGCGGAGACTGACCACCAGCCGGTTCCTatctcttcaaaatcacaAAATGCTCCCAGACACTACGGGATTTCACGAAGCTACCGTGCGGAGCACAATTCAGACAGCGAGAGCGATGGGCTCGACACAGAGCCCATCTGCTCGAACCTACAACCTACCCTTGATCTCAGGGTATCAGGATTGAACAGCAGATACGACCATGAGATTGAATTTATGGCGGAGACCGTCAGCTCTCCCAAATCTCCATTGTCAACGAAAAGAACTGCGCTTCTTGAGACGGCTTGCAAAAGCGCAAAGGATGCCAAAATGATGGATCGTCTTGCGCTCAGGGGCGTGGACGATTTAGCTCTTGGCATtgaagcagctggaaaCGACTTCATCCTCGTTTCGACATGGATATACTTGGCCACACCGATGAAAAAGGAGCCACCGTTGGATTTCACAAGAAAAGCACTCGAACTCCTCTTGCCTATCTCAGAGGAGTTGCGAGTATACCTTGAGAAACAAGCGAAACTGCCCAAGATTGACCAGCtggctttggaagattttCTTGAGCATGTTACAACAGCTTCTCCTAGAGAATTGGCatttaattatttattacaCCGAGACCACCATGTTTTGGTGGAACTATGCACACATAAACTACTGAGTTTGGTTATTCAAGCCGCCCAGCTGGATGATGGGAAAAGCATGTTGCTGGTTGAGATGCTCGTGGACGAATTGCGTCCGCTGGCAGGGTTTGACAAAATAGAGCATCTGGTGAAATCTGCGATCACTAAAAGGCCAGAATGTTTGCCGACTTGCTTGCGCCTGGCAATTGTTTTGACAACAGAGAGGGAAAGCACGCTAAATGACCCAGCTCTTGTAGTGCCACTGCTAGAATTAGTGCGCGGGTCGCACATTCTTTCCGGAGACATAGCTTTGAGCCAGGACCAAGAAAACGGACTTTTTGCTCTGGGATTGCTTTTCAACCTCCAGGAGCACGTCTCCTGGCCAGCAGATGCTAAAACGCTCTTTAAAGAGCTGCTACAGTCGGTAGAAATCGAGAAAAATCCGCAAAATGCCATAAGAATTCATGCTATAGGTTATTTCTGCCTGCTAGTGGACACAGCCACGGAAACGGTCAGGAGAGGTCTTGAAACATTCCGCGCTGCAGTGGCGGGCAGCAACCAGTCTATTAAAGCCAGGATCGAAGCCAAGCTCAGCCAAATGTGTTGAACTCGTCCGTTTGTGCCTGCAGGTGCATCTTGGCCATGCGCAGCATCTTGGACTTACCatcctccttcttcttaCGCTCTCCACCACTGGCAAGCTTCTTTGGCGTTTCTCTTAGCCCAAACGACTTGGCCAGATGCCCCAGATGGATCTTCTTCACATTGAAACACTCTCTTTCAGAGGCCAAGTGCGTGGCATACGCTTTGATGTGGCTGATGAAACCGTTGGCTGCTATTTCCTTGGCTCGCggctcttccagcagccaTCTTTCCAAATCCAAATGGAACGTGGTTGCTTGTGTGTCCCAACTGCCGCCCTTTTCGCCTGGTTTCTCGAATGCCTCCTTGAGCACCGATtcgtattttttgaacTGAATGCCCGATGGATGCAATGGCtcaattattttcaaataaTTTTCCTCGTCTCCTGGAAGCAGGAAAAGCACAGATTTTCCAAGAGAGCCGGCTCTCGCGGTTCTGCCAACTCTATGAAGATGGTCGTCCAAAGCAAAAGGCGGGTCGAATTCGACGACGTTGTTGATATGCGGCAAATCGAGTCCTCTCGACGCGACATCTGTACAGAGCAGGATCGCATTATTAGGACTGTCGGCAAACTGTTTGAGGGTGGAAGTTCTGGTCTGTTGCGAAAGCGAGCCGTGTAGCTTGAAAATGCTAGATCCAAATAGCGTGCCCGATGTGTCTTCGGAGGCCGCTTTCCTGGTAAGCGCGATAAAGTGGAAATCGACAGATCCAGAGCacgagaaaaaaacaattGTTCTGGATGCCGTTTGGTCCTTGATCAGGTTTTTGAGAGTTCCGGCCAGCGTGACAAATCTCAGCTTCGGAGGAATCACCACCACCTGCTGTACCAGTTGATCGGGCACCTTTGTGATCTGCTCACTTGTGGTCACCAGTTCggctttttccagcgacAGCTCGCCTAATTTCTTCACAGTGGACTTAATGGTGGCCGAACAAAGAATGCTGATTCTTTTGGCCGGCAGAGAGGGATATTGGAGAGGTACAGCAGTCGAAGAAATGCTGTGTAGAATCTTTGTGATGCTCTCCTCGAATCCAAGCTCCATCAGCCGGTCACcctcgtccagcacaaCGTATCGAATCTTTGATAGATCTAATTTTTGCGTGTGCTCGATATGGTCCACAAGTCTTCCCGGAGTGGCCACAAGGATGTTGACACCCTTGCGGAGTCGGGCCTTTTCGgacttttttttctctccaccAATAACGTTTCCGGCGACAATCTTGTGGTGGCAGCGACTAAGAGACTCAAAAACAGAGTAAATCTGGGTTGCAAGCTCTCTTGTGGGAGCCAGAATCAGTGCGAAAAGACCAGAAGTCCTATCAATGTTCGGAATCTCCATTagcttttggaaaatggGCAGCGCAAAGGCCAAGGTCTTACCAGAACCTGTTTGAGCCTGTACAAAAAGATCATTATTTCCTGCGAGCAGACGAGGAATCACCTGTTGCTGAATCTTTGTGGGGTTCTCTATACgctgaccaagaagatGAGCGTTAATTCTATCGTTGAGTCCAAgtccagaaaaagaagaggtATCAAGAGGAGCGTTCGAAGGAGAGAGAACATCTATCTCAGCGATAGGTCTGTCCTGGATCTCTGGGTTCGCTGTGAACAGTGACGAAACATATGTGTTATTTTTGCCGCCCTCTCCACGCCGCTCAGGAAATGCGGTTTTATGCGGTCTTTCTTCACCCTCGGCCGGTGCAACATCCTTGGTTCTATCACCCAGTTTTGTCTGATTTACTCCCaatttctcttttttctcattGCGGCCACGGCCTTCGCTCGCAAGCTGCGATTTCCGCCTGTCCTTCCATTTGCCACCGGTCACCTTCACCTTTTGCTTTTTTGCGGGCGGTTCGCTCGCAAAATTCAGTAATAAGTCATCCTCCATagataaataatttttcaaaaaaattccaaaaaaaaaaaatctgaattttttttgattttattttattttatttatgtCTGATCCCGTTATCAAGGAAATTCCTATCCGCATTAACGGGCCGCCTCTTCTGATGGTCCAACAACCAACAGTCAACAAATACAGCACAATATCACAAACACGACTCAAGCCAGCTAGTGGCGTCCTGGAAATGGATATACCAACTGACACCTCACGTTTCTACGACGAGAGCAAAGCTTCCAAATGGGGAGGCACTAACTACCAGACGCTAAAGGGAGTACTAGTGGACGGAAACGGATACTATGTGGGGCGTGTGTCTGAAGGAGAACTCCATCTCAGCCCTGTTACGAAGACATGCCAACTGAGACCCTCGTTCAAGTACATTGACGAAATGAAAGCTCGCAAACAGcagagagaaaaagaattaAATAAACAATTGGACGACCAAGTGATGTCtgaggacaagaagaaagcgCACGTGGTGCAGATGACAGCCAAGTCTACAA
The sequence above is a segment of the Ogataea parapolymorpha DL-1 chromosome I, whole genome shotgun sequence genome. Coding sequences within it:
- a CDS encoding Subunit of the GINS complex (Sld5p, Psf1p, Psf2p, Psf3p), whose product is MYGDLAHKLALEAKRTQSLDKLPLYQDTLVRAIVREIRDLQKEADVLTEHASQDDDRVNQAQLFVCHLCMRRNKRCLLAYQRLRAERLDELVWANNEISKEQMDNLSPQEQEYLKKYNDLVSEFKGPLEKVDLGGTLEPPEDVFIDVRVLKDAGEIQTEYGVFNLTKDSQFFVRQADVERLIQQGYLKKL
- a CDS encoding ATP-dependent RNA helicase DBP7 (DEAD-box protein 7); amino-acid sequence: MEDDLLLNFASEPPAKKQKVKVTGGKWKDRRKSQLASEGRGRNEKKEKLGVNQTKLGDRTKDVAPAEGEERPHKTAFPERRGEGGKNNTYVSSLFTANPEIQDRPIAEIDVLSPSNAPLDTSSFSGLGLNDRINAHLLGQRIENPTKIQQQVIPRLLAGNNDLFVQAQTGSGKTLAFALPIFQKLMEIPNIDRTSGLFALILAPTRELATQIYSVFESLSRCHHKIVAGNVIGGEKKKSEKARLRKGVNILVATPGRLVDHIEHTQKLDLSKIRYVVLDEGDRLMELGFEESITKILHSISSTAVPLQYPSLPAKRISILCSATIKSTVKKLGELSLEKAELVTTSEQITKVPDQLVQQVVVIPPKLRFVTLAGTLKNLIKDQTASRTIVFFSCSGSVDFHFIALTRKAASEDTSGTLFGSSIFKLHGSLSQQTRTSTLKQFADSPNNAILLCTDVASRGLDLPHINNVVEFDPPFALDDHLHRVGRTARAGSLGKSVLFLLPGDEENYLKIIEPLHPSGIQFKKYESVLKEAFEKPGEKGGSWDTQATTFHLDLERWLLEEPRAKEIAANGFISHIKAYATHLASERECFNVKKIHLGHLAKSFGLRETPKKLASGGERKKKEDGKSKMLRMAKMHLQAQTDEFNTFG